From Candidatus Saganbacteria bacterium, a single genomic window includes:
- a CDS encoding septum formation initiator family protein — protein MTLKNIKWDLTIFILLLLALVITVKNDLDMLANLKKQNEKMSVMVKQETERKQYLLKKLRSLNSDDDIELIARQKLGLVKSGETAYKIIYNK, from the coding sequence ATGACGCTAAAAAACATAAAATGGGACCTGACGATCTTTATCCTTCTGTTGCTCGCGCTTGTCATAACCGTAAAAAATGACCTTGATATGCTGGCAAACCTGAAAAAGCAAAATGAAAAGATGTCTGTAATGGTCAAGCAGGAAACCGAGAGAAAACAGTATTTGCTCAAAAAATTGAGATCATTAAATAGCGATGATGACATCGAGTTGATCGCGAGACAGAAATTAGGGCTGGTAAAAAGCGGAGAAACTGCCTACAAAATAATCTATAATAAGTAG